TTGCTCGACATACGGGGAATTGATCGTAGCAAATTTATCGTAGGCAAGCACTTTCATTTCGAGCGCTTTACAACGTTTGGCAAGTTCAATTCCGATCCGTCCGCAGCCAATCAAACCGAGCGTCTTTCCGCCTAATTCCATTCCCTTGGCAAACGCTTTCTTTTCCCATTGTCCCGCTTTCATCGAACCGGTTGCTTGGGGAAGGAACCGGGCGATGGCAAAGATATGCGCCAATGCCAGTTCGGCTACCGACGCACTCGAAGCCGCCGGGGTATTCATTACTTTTACGCTATGCTCTTTCGCCGCTGCCGAATCGATATTGTCGATACCGACGCCGCCGCGAACGATGAGTTTCAGATTCTTGCCTGCGGCAATAATCTCTTTCGTTACTTTCGTGGCAGAGCGGACAACGATCACATCGTACTTTTCGATTTCCTTAACCAATTCTTCCGGCGGATAAAACTGTTCGGTAACCTCGAATCCGTTATCCTTTAAATCCTGTATGGCGGCTTTCGCCATGCCGTCCGAAATTAAAACTTTCATCGTTTTCTCCTAACGTAAGGGCGGTTCGAGAACCGCCCGTGAAGAGGAATGGGCGCGACCTTGCATCGCGCCCCTACCGAAGTTGATTAACCGTTTGCGCGGGGGAGCGTCTTCAGGATGTCGGCGATAGTGTCGAGCAATTCCTGCATCCCCTCAACCGTGACATCGCCCATGTGGGCGATCCGGAACGTCTTCTCTTTCAAGTCGCCATATCCATTGGAAATGGTGAAACCGCGCTTGCCAAGGGCGGCATTCAAATCGGCGACCACGATGCCCGGGGTATTGGTTGCGCAAGTCAGAGTCACC
This genomic stretch from bacterium harbors:
- a CDS encoding D-2-hydroxyacid dehydrogenase codes for the protein MKVLISDGMAKAAIQDLKDNGFEVTEQFYPPEELVKEIEKYDVIVVRSATKVTKEIIAAGKNLKLIVRGGVGIDNIDSAAAKEHSVKVMNTPAASSASVAELALAHIFAIARFLPQATGSMKAGQWEKKAFAKGMELGGKTLGLIGCGRIGIELAKRCKALEMKVLAYDKFATINSPYVEQVDLETILTKSDVISLHIPLPKGEPPVIGASEIAKMKNGAILVNCARGGTVDEAALIEALKSGKLRGAGVDVFVGEPSFNKDLVALPNVSVTPHIGASTVEAQDKVGAEVVSILIKELK